The following coding sequences are from one Streptomyces sp. NBC_01232 window:
- a CDS encoding MGMT family protein, giving the protein MSEELPAYAERVLEVAERIPPGRVMTYGDVAEWLGEAGPRQVGRVMALYGGAVPWWRVVRADGLPLPGHEVRALEHYRTEATPLRLTAGGEPRLDMRRARWDGSPGQEGGQDGMRDEAHT; this is encoded by the coding sequence ATGAGTGAGGAGCTGCCCGCGTACGCGGAGCGCGTGCTGGAGGTGGCCGAGCGTATTCCGCCCGGCCGGGTGATGACGTACGGGGACGTCGCCGAGTGGCTCGGCGAGGCGGGACCCCGTCAGGTCGGGCGTGTCATGGCCCTGTACGGGGGAGCCGTGCCCTGGTGGCGCGTGGTGCGGGCGGACGGCCTGCCCCTGCCCGGCCACGAGGTGCGCGCCCTGGAGCACTACCGGACCGAGGCCACCCCGCTGCGCCTGACGGCGGGCGGCGAGCCGCGCCTGGACATGCGCCGGGCGCGCTGGGACGGGTCCCCCGGACAGGAAGGCGGACAGGACGGCATGCGCGACGAGGCTCACACCTGA
- a CDS encoding ATP-dependent helicase, with protein MITSSSDRTERRRTRTPDAYRLVRTGPERVDPPELDAAQRAVVDHTGGPLLVLAGPGTGKTTTLVEAVTARVEAGTDPARILILTFSRKAAVELRDRAALRLGGARAPQATTFHSFCYGLVRAHQDTDLFADPLRLLSGPEQDVMVRTLLEGQRRIRSIRWPDDLRAALTTRGFADEVRAVLARARELGLGPQALSSFADRIGRPDWKAAAAFLSEYLDVLDMQGTLDYAELLHRAVLLAERTPSLASAYDAIFIDEYQDTDASQLRLLRALTGPGGTLVAFGDPDQSIYAFRGADINNVLDFESAFPGARVKALTVGRRSGAALLAATRLLTTRMPVPRLPAEAVRAHRNLAPVRDGGRVEVFTYPTAGAELDNIADILRRAHLEDGVPWQDMAVLVRAGGRTLPAMRRALISAGVPAETDGTDTPLRHEPAVSPLLTALRAAATAAEPATGPVPPTGSAAAAAPGAGSSGTDPDAVEPGSADAEPGAGDPAGGDQAGELARAVGVGGRETSPAGGEPDAVTESPGSSHADPTGGEPDAVEAGPGSDLASTADPAGGVTVEAALTLLASPLGGMDAADLRRLGRALRDEERAAGVKVPAPSDVLLARALAEPERLTAHDPAYARGAQRLGLLLRKAGELLQGGGTAEEALWVLWDGTPWPQRLERSARRGGAAGRNADRDLDAVCALFDTAARAEERTGGRGALNFLEQLEAEDIAADTLTARATRSDAVRLMTAHRSKGLEWSLVVVAGVQEGLWPDLRRRGSLLEADRIGRDGLAEPLTPGALLAEERRLFYVAATRARDRLVVTAVKAPADDGDQPSRFLTELGVPPRDVTGRPRRPLAVAALVAELRATTVDPDASPALRDAAARRLARLAALTDDEDRPLVPAAHPQRWWGLYEPTRSSVPLRDRDRPVALSGSALEQLANTCSLQWFLGREVKADTPSTAAQGFGNVVHVLADEVASGRTPADLAVLMERLDSVWDALAFDAPWKSRQEKDNARAALERFLRWHTTDRGGRAAVATEHEFDVTLEAGDVAVRIRGSMDRVEADPQGRAYVVDFKTGKSAPTRDEVARHPQLAVYQLAVREGAVDDVFDGVRPPPGGAELVQLRQGAAIREGGEAVPKVQAQQPLDGEWVGDLLATAAGRVLDERFAPAAGRHCDHCSFRSSCSARPEGRQTVE; from the coding sequence GTGATCACCTCTTCCTCCGACCGCACCGAACGGCGGCGTACGCGGACCCCCGACGCGTACCGCCTCGTGCGCACCGGGCCGGAACGGGTGGATCCCCCTGAGCTGGACGCAGCGCAGCGGGCGGTGGTTGACCACACCGGCGGACCACTCCTGGTTCTCGCCGGGCCGGGCACCGGGAAGACGACCACGCTGGTCGAGGCCGTGACCGCCCGTGTGGAAGCGGGTACCGACCCCGCCCGGATCCTCATCCTCACCTTCAGCCGCAAGGCGGCGGTGGAACTGCGCGACCGGGCCGCCCTGCGCCTCGGCGGAGCGCGCGCCCCGCAGGCCACCACCTTCCACTCCTTCTGCTACGGACTGGTCCGCGCCCACCAGGACACCGACCTCTTCGCCGACCCGCTGCGGCTGCTGTCCGGCCCCGAGCAGGACGTGATGGTCCGCACCCTCCTGGAGGGCCAGCGCCGGATCCGCTCCATCCGCTGGCCGGACGACCTGCGGGCCGCGCTGACCACGCGCGGGTTCGCCGACGAGGTCCGGGCGGTGCTCGCCCGCGCCCGCGAGCTGGGCCTCGGGCCGCAGGCCCTCTCCTCGTTCGCCGACCGCATAGGGCGCCCGGACTGGAAGGCGGCGGCGGCCTTCCTCTCCGAGTACCTGGACGTCCTCGACATGCAGGGCACGCTGGACTACGCGGAGCTCCTGCACCGGGCGGTGCTCCTCGCCGAGCGAACGCCGTCCCTCGCCTCGGCGTACGACGCGATCTTCATCGACGAGTACCAGGACACGGACGCCTCGCAGCTGCGGCTGCTGCGGGCGCTGACCGGCCCGGGCGGCACGCTGGTCGCCTTCGGCGACCCCGACCAGTCGATCTACGCCTTCCGGGGCGCCGACATCAACAACGTCCTGGACTTCGAGTCGGCCTTCCCCGGCGCGCGGGTCAAGGCCCTCACCGTCGGCCGCCGCTCCGGCGCGGCCCTGCTGGCCGCCACCCGGCTCCTCACCACCCGGATGCCGGTCCCGCGGCTGCCGGCCGAGGCGGTCCGCGCTCACCGCAACCTCGCGCCGGTGCGGGACGGCGGGCGGGTGGAGGTCTTCACGTACCCGACGGCGGGCGCCGAGCTGGACAACATCGCGGACATCCTGCGCCGGGCGCACCTGGAGGACGGTGTCCCGTGGCAGGACATGGCCGTCCTGGTCCGCGCCGGGGGCCGCACCCTTCCGGCGATGCGCCGCGCCCTGATCTCGGCGGGAGTCCCGGCCGAGACGGACGGCACGGACACCCCGCTGCGCCACGAACCGGCGGTCTCCCCCCTCCTGACGGCCCTCCGCGCCGCGGCCACCGCCGCCGAACCGGCTACGGGCCCCGTGCCCCCCACCGGCTCTGCCGCCGCGGCCGCGCCGGGCGCGGGCTCCTCGGGAACCGACCCCGACGCCGTCGAGCCCGGCTCTGCCGACGCCGAGCCGGGTGCCGGCGACCCCGCCGGAGGCGACCAGGCCGGCGAGCTCGCTCGCGCTGTCGGGGTGGGTGGGCGGGAAACATCCCCGGCCGGAGGCGAGCCCGACGCCGTCACAGAGAGCCCGGGGTCGAGCCACGCGGACCCCACCGGTGGCGAGCCCGACGCCGTCGAAGCGGGCCCGGGGTCCGACCTCGCGAGCACGGCCGACCCCGCCGGAGGCGTCACCGTCGAGGCCGCCCTCACCCTGCTCGCCTCCCCCCTCGGCGGGATGGACGCCGCCGACCTGCGGCGGCTCGGCCGCGCCCTGCGCGACGAGGAGCGCGCCGCGGGCGTCAAGGTGCCCGCGCCCTCCGACGTGCTGCTCGCCCGCGCCCTCGCCGAGCCGGAACGGCTCACCGCCCACGACCCCGCCTACGCCCGCGGCGCGCAGCGCCTCGGCCTGCTCCTGCGCAAGGCCGGCGAGCTCCTCCAGGGCGGCGGCACCGCCGAGGAGGCCCTCTGGGTCCTCTGGGACGGCACCCCCTGGCCGCAGCGCCTGGAGCGCAGCGCCCGCCGCGGCGGCGCGGCCGGCCGCAACGCCGACCGCGACCTCGACGCCGTCTGCGCCCTCTTCGACACCGCCGCCCGCGCCGAGGAGCGCACCGGCGGCCGCGGCGCCCTCAACTTCCTCGAACAACTGGAGGCGGAGGACATCGCCGCCGACACGTTGACGGCCCGTGCCACCCGCTCCGACGCCGTCCGGCTGATGACCGCCCACCGCTCCAAGGGACTGGAGTGGTCCCTCGTCGTCGTCGCCGGCGTCCAGGAGGGCCTGTGGCCCGACCTCCGCCGCCGCGGCTCCCTCCTGGAGGCCGACCGCATCGGCCGTGACGGTCTTGCCGAGCCCCTCACCCCCGGCGCCCTGCTCGCCGAGGAGCGCCGGCTCTTCTACGTCGCCGCCACCCGCGCCCGCGACCGCCTCGTCGTCACCGCCGTCAAGGCCCCCGCCGACGACGGCGACCAGCCCTCCCGCTTCCTCACCGAGCTCGGCGTCCCCCCGCGGGACGTCACCGGCCGCCCCCGCCGCCCCCTCGCCGTCGCCGCGCTCGTCGCCGAGCTGCGCGCGACCACCGTCGACCCCGACGCCTCGCCCGCCCTGCGCGACGCGGCCGCCCGCCGCCTCGCCCGCCTCGCCGCGCTCACCGACGACGAGGACCGCCCCCTGGTCCCCGCCGCGCACCCGCAGCGCTGGTGGGGCCTGTACGAGCCCACCCGCAGCAGCGTCCCGCTGCGCGACCGGGACCGGCCCGTCGCCCTGTCCGGCAGCGCCCTGGAGCAGCTCGCCAACACCTGCTCCCTCCAGTGGTTCCTCGGCCGCGAGGTCAAGGCCGACACCCCCTCCACCGCCGCCCAGGGCTTCGGCAACGTCGTCCACGTCCTCGCCGACGAGGTCGCCTCCGGACGTACCCCCGCCGATCTGGCCGTCCTCATGGAACGGCTCGACTCGGTGTGGGACGCCCTCGCCTTCGACGCGCCCTGGAAGTCCCGCCAGGAGAAGGACAACGCCCGCGCCGCCCTGGAGCGCTTCCTGCGCTGGCACACCACCGACCGCGGGGGCCGGGCGGCCGTCGCCACGGAGCACGAGTTCGACGTCACACTCGAGGCCGGTGACGTCGCCGTCCGCATCCGGGGCTCCATGGACCGGGTCGAGGCGGACCCGCAGGGGCGTGCGTACGTCGTCGACTTCAAGACCGGCAAGTCCGCGCCGACCCGGGACGAGGTCGCCCGCCACCCCCAGCTCGCCGTGTACCAGCTCGCCGTCCGCGAGGGCGCCGTCGACGACGTCTTCGACGGCGTGCGCCCGCCGCCCGGCGGCGCCGAGCTCGTCCAGCTCCGCCAGGGCGCCGCGATCCGCGAGGGCGGCGAGGCGGTGCCCAAGGTCCAGGCCCAGCAGCCGCTCGACGGGGAGTGGGTCGGGGACCTGCTGGCCACTGCCGCGGGCCGGGTGCTGGACGAGCGGTTCGCGCCCGCCGCCGGCCGCCACTGCGACCACTGCTCCTTCCGCAGCTCGTGCAGCGCCCGCCCGGAGGGCCGCCAGACCGTCGAGTGA
- a CDS encoding UvrD-helicase domain-containing protein: MPARPPALSDPEQLKELLGIPFTPEQMACVTAPPAPQVVVAGAGSGKTTVMAARVVWLVGTGAVAPEQVLGLTFTNKAAGELSERVRKALARAGITDPDPSPADADAVGGEPRISTYHAFAGQLLKDHGLRIGLEPSSRLLADATRFQLAAKVLREAPGPYPSLTKSVPDLVGDLLALDGELSEHLVEPEHLRLHDTGLLDVLAGTKLTNEDLRKVPEAVRGRLELLELVVRYRAAKRSRDLFDFSDQIALSAQLATTRPEVGALLREEFRVVLLDEYQDTSVAQRLLLSGLFGAGSGHAVTAVGDPCQAIYGWRGASVANLDDFPEHFPHADGTPATRLSLSENRRSGGRLLDLANGLAAPLRAMHEGVEALRPAPGAEAAGQVRCALLETHAQELDWLADSVAHLVRTGTEPREIAVLCRSAGDFAQIQAVLVDRDVPVEVVGLSGLLHLPEVADLVAVCEVLQDPGANASLVRLLIGPRWRIGARDLALLGRRARLLVGRSPAESDPDERLAAAVEGVDPAEIVSLADALETFLDGSGQAPDDLPFSAEARVRFAHLAQELRDLRRSLADPLMDVLHRVLGATGLEVELSASPHALAARRRETLSNFMDVAAGFAALDGEATLLAFLAFLRTAAQYEKGLDHALPGGENTVKVLTAHKSKGLEWDVVVVPDLCAGAFPKEKPPEAWTSYAKVLPYALRGDAPTLPGDPAWTSAGLKAFKAALKDHKAVEELRLGYVTFTRPRSLLLASGHWWGPSQKKRRGPSAFLEALYEHCAAGFGEIEAWADEPDPTAENPALSGESTQDHSWPLPLDPQSLTLRRAAAALVESYLAAPPPQEDESYLWPPDCEEPWPAEDPWEPDLASDDQDDDRRSGEAWAPSGPDADDVRPAEAHAAPVRGRGDDHRSGDAWAPQGSDDLWATEGDLAPARRQDDDRRSGDAWAPPGPASDDLWAAEAAQASGRPGPAGRAVPGVRGSAPVSGRGGVGDESASAHPTAAPDDDLWAGASPSASGATASTPHARQGAPAGRHAVPQDDDLWPEAEHQAPAAAAVPGPPAGRHLVPEEARAVASWDRDLDALEGELRRARAAVRDVELPSALSASQLLRLAADEQGFVRDLARPMPRPPQPAARQGTRFHAWVESRFDELPLPFLDVLDPVADLPGAGSDQEIADEADLDSLKAAFERSPYADRPPYRMEAPVQLTLAGRVIRGRIDAVYRDPDGSYEIVDWKTGRTTEADPLQLAVYRVAWAEATGTPLDRVSAVFLHVRSGRVIRPRNLPDRARLERILQGETAPDGAHRADG, encoded by the coding sequence GTGCCCGCGCGTCCGCCCGCCCTCTCCGACCCCGAGCAGCTCAAGGAGCTCCTCGGGATCCCTTTCACGCCCGAACAGATGGCCTGCGTCACCGCCCCGCCCGCCCCGCAGGTCGTCGTCGCCGGCGCGGGCTCCGGCAAGACCACCGTCATGGCGGCCCGCGTGGTCTGGCTCGTGGGCACCGGCGCCGTCGCCCCCGAGCAGGTGCTCGGCCTGACCTTCACCAACAAGGCCGCCGGCGAACTGTCCGAGCGCGTGCGCAAGGCCCTGGCACGGGCCGGCATCACCGATCCGGACCCCTCCCCGGCCGACGCCGACGCCGTCGGCGGCGAGCCCCGCATCTCCACCTACCACGCCTTCGCCGGCCAGCTCCTGAAGGACCACGGCCTGCGCATCGGCCTGGAACCCAGCTCCCGCCTGCTCGCCGACGCCACCCGCTTCCAGCTCGCCGCGAAGGTGCTGCGCGAGGCCCCCGGCCCCTACCCCTCGCTCACCAAGTCCGTCCCCGACCTCGTCGGAGACCTCCTCGCGCTCGACGGAGAGCTCTCCGAGCACCTCGTCGAGCCCGAGCACCTGCGCCTGCACGACACCGGACTGCTGGACGTGCTCGCCGGCACCAAGCTCACCAACGAGGACCTCCGCAAGGTCCCGGAGGCCGTGCGCGGCCGCCTCGAACTGCTGGAACTGGTCGTCCGCTACCGCGCCGCCAAACGCTCCCGCGACCTCTTCGACTTCAGCGACCAGATAGCCCTCTCCGCACAGCTCGCCACCACCCGGCCCGAGGTGGGGGCGCTGCTGCGCGAGGAGTTCCGGGTGGTCCTGCTCGACGAGTACCAGGACACCTCCGTCGCCCAGCGGCTGCTGCTGTCCGGCCTCTTCGGCGCGGGCTCCGGCCATGCCGTGACCGCCGTCGGCGACCCCTGCCAGGCGATCTACGGCTGGCGCGGGGCCTCCGTCGCCAACCTCGACGACTTCCCTGAGCACTTCCCGCACGCCGACGGCACCCCCGCCACCCGGCTCTCCCTCAGTGAGAACCGGCGCAGCGGCGGCCGCCTGCTGGACCTCGCCAACGGTCTCGCCGCCCCGCTGCGCGCCATGCACGAGGGCGTGGAGGCGCTGCGCCCGGCGCCGGGGGCGGAGGCTGCCGGGCAGGTCCGCTGCGCCCTGCTGGAGACGCACGCGCAGGAGCTCGACTGGCTCGCCGACTCCGTGGCCCACCTGGTCCGGACCGGGACCGAGCCGCGCGAGATCGCCGTACTGTGCCGCTCCGCCGGGGATTTCGCGCAGATCCAGGCCGTGCTGGTGGACCGGGACGTGCCGGTGGAGGTCGTCGGCCTCTCCGGGCTGCTGCACCTGCCCGAGGTCGCCGACCTCGTCGCCGTCTGCGAGGTCCTCCAGGACCCGGGAGCCAACGCCTCCCTGGTCCGGCTCCTGATCGGCCCGCGCTGGCGGATCGGCGCGCGCGACCTGGCCCTGCTGGGCCGCCGGGCGCGGCTCCTGGTGGGCCGGTCGCCCGCCGAGTCCGACCCGGACGAACGGCTCGCGGCGGCCGTGGAGGGTGTGGACCCGGCCGAGATCGTGTCGCTGGCCGACGCCCTGGAGACCTTCCTCGACGGCTCCGGCCAGGCCCCGGACGACCTGCCCTTCTCCGCGGAGGCCCGGGTCCGCTTCGCGCACCTCGCCCAGGAGCTGCGCGACCTGCGGCGTTCCCTCGCGGACCCGCTGATGGACGTACTGCACCGGGTGCTGGGCGCCACCGGCCTGGAGGTGGAGCTGTCGGCCTCCCCGCACGCGCTGGCGGCCCGCCGCCGCGAGACGCTGTCGAACTTCATGGACGTCGCGGCCGGTTTCGCCGCCCTGGACGGCGAGGCCACGCTGCTGGCCTTCCTGGCGTTCCTGCGCACGGCCGCCCAGTACGAGAAGGGCCTGGACCACGCCCTGCCCGGCGGCGAGAACACGGTCAAGGTGCTCACCGCCCACAAGTCCAAGGGCCTGGAGTGGGACGTGGTGGTGGTCCCGGACCTGTGCGCGGGGGCCTTCCCGAAGGAGAAGCCGCCGGAGGCCTGGACCTCGTACGCGAAGGTCCTCCCGTACGCGCTGCGCGGCGACGCCCCCACCCTGCCCGGGGACCCGGCCTGGACCTCGGCCGGCCTGAAGGCCTTCAAGGCCGCCCTCAAGGACCACAAGGCGGTGGAGGAGCTCCGCCTCGGCTATGTGACCTTCACCCGGCCGCGCTCCCTGCTGCTGGCCTCCGGCCACTGGTGGGGCCCGAGCCAGAAGAAGCGCCGTGGGCCCTCGGCGTTCCTGGAGGCCCTGTACGAGCACTGCGCGGCCGGTTTCGGCGAGATCGAGGCCTGGGCGGACGAGCCCGATCCCACCGCCGAGAACCCGGCGCTGTCCGGGGAGTCCACCCAGGACCACTCCTGGCCCCTCCCGCTCGACCCGCAGTCCCTCACCCTGCGCCGCGCGGCGGCCGCCCTGGTGGAGTCCTACCTCGCGGCCCCGCCCCCGCAGGAGGACGAGTCCTACCTCTGGCCCCCGGACTGCGAAGAGCCGTGGCCGGCCGAAGACCCCTGGGAACCCGACCTAGCGTCCGACGACCAGGACGACGACCGCCGGTCCGGCGAAGCCTGGGCGCCCTCGGGGCCGGACGCGGACGACGTCCGGCCCGCCGAGGCCCACGCCGCCCCCGTCAGGGGCCGGGGCGACGACCACCGGTCCGGCGACGCCTGGGCGCCTCAGGGCTCGGACGACCTCTGGGCCACCGAGGGAGACCTCGCCCCTGCCCGGAGGCAGGACGACGACCGCCGGTCCGGCGACGCCTGGGCACCTCCGGGGCCGGCCTCGGACGACCTCTGGGCGGCCGAGGCCGCGCAGGCCTCCGGGCGGCCGGGGCCGGCAGGCCGGGCCGTCCCCGGGGTCCGGGGCAGCGCCCCGGTTTCGGGAAGGGGCGGGGTGGGGGACGAATCCGCCTCCGCCCACCCCACCGCCGCGCCGGACGACGACCTCTGGGCCGGAGCGTCCCCGTCCGCCTCCGGAGCGACTGCATCGACCCCGCACGCGCGGCAGGGCGCACCCGCCGGTCGGCATGCCGTCCCGCAGGACGACGACCTCTGGCCGGAGGCCGAGCACCAAGCCCCCGCTGCGGCGGCCGTACCCGGCCCCCCCGCCGGGAGGCACCTCGTACCCGAAGAGGCCCGCGCCGTCGCCTCCTGGGACCGCGACCTCGACGCCCTCGAGGGCGAGCTCCGCCGAGCCCGAGCCGCCGTCCGTGACGTCGAGCTGCCCTCCGCCCTGTCCGCCAGCCAGCTCCTGCGGCTCGCCGCCGACGAGCAGGGCTTCGTACGCGACCTCGCCCGCCCCATGCCGAGGCCCCCGCAGCCCGCCGCCCGCCAGGGCACCCGGTTCCACGCCTGGGTCGAGTCCCGCTTCGACGAACTGCCGCTGCCGTTCCTCGACGTCCTCGACCCCGTCGCCGACCTCCCGGGCGCCGGTTCCGACCAGGAGATCGCCGACGAGGCCGACCTCGACTCCCTCAAGGCCGCCTTCGAACGCAGCCCGTACGCGGACCGCCCCCCGTACCGCATGGAGGCCCCGGTCCAGCTGACCCTCGCCGGCCGGGTGATCCGCGGCCGGATCGACGCCGTCTACCGCGACCCGGACGGCTCGTACGAGATCGTCGACTGGAAGACCGGCCGGACCACGGAGGCCGACCCGCTCCAGCTCGCCGTCTACCGCGTGGCCTGGGCAGAGGCCACCGGCACCCCGCTCGACCGCGTCTCCGCCGTCTTCCTGCACGTCCGCAGCGGCCGCGTGATCCGCCCCCGCAACCTCCCCGACCGCGCCCGCCTTGAGCGGATCCTCCAAGGCGAAACGGCCCCGGACGGTGCCCACCGGGCGGACGGCTAG
- a CDS encoding dipeptidase, with protein sequence MSDTPPDNVVRTYIDTHRAAFLDDLAEWLRIPSVSAQPEHAGDVRRSAEWLAAKLKETGFPVAEVWETPGAPAVFAHWPSEDPDAPTVLVYGHHDVQPAALADGWHTDPFEPVIRDGRMYGRGAADDKGQVFFHTLGVRAHLAATGAAAPAVHLKLIVEGEEESGSVHFRDLVETRAAELAADVVIVSDTGMWSETTPTVCTGMRGVADCEIDLHGPDQDIHSGAFGGAVPNPATAAARLVAALHDADGRVTIPGFYDNIAELTDAERALIAELPFDESEWLRTAKSHAAAGEAGYSTLERVWARPTAEVNGIGGGYQGPGGKTIVPASAHLKLSFRLVSGQDPYEVEAAVRDWVAAGIPDGIRHSITFGAPTRPCLTPLDHPALQSVVRAMGRAFGQKIRFTREGGSGPAADLQDVLGAPVLFLGISVPSDGWHSPNEKVELDLLLKGVETTAYLWGDLAAHHSHRTTA encoded by the coding sequence ATGAGCGACACCCCGCCGGACAACGTCGTCCGCACGTACATCGACACGCACCGCGCCGCCTTCCTCGACGACCTCGCCGAGTGGCTGCGCATTCCCTCCGTGTCGGCGCAGCCCGAGCACGCGGGCGATGTACGCCGCAGCGCCGAATGGCTCGCGGCCAAGCTCAAGGAGACCGGCTTCCCGGTCGCCGAGGTGTGGGAGACCCCCGGCGCGCCCGCCGTCTTCGCGCACTGGCCCAGCGAGGACCCGGACGCCCCGACCGTCCTCGTGTACGGGCACCACGACGTACAGCCCGCCGCCCTCGCCGACGGCTGGCACACCGACCCGTTCGAGCCGGTGATCCGCGACGGCCGCATGTACGGGCGCGGCGCCGCCGACGACAAGGGGCAGGTGTTCTTCCACACCCTCGGGGTGCGGGCGCATCTGGCCGCCACCGGCGCCGCCGCGCCCGCCGTGCACCTCAAGCTGATCGTCGAGGGCGAGGAGGAGTCCGGCTCCGTCCACTTCCGCGACCTCGTCGAGACCCGCGCCGCCGAGCTCGCCGCCGACGTCGTGATCGTCTCCGACACCGGCATGTGGTCCGAGACCACCCCCACCGTCTGCACCGGCATGCGCGGTGTCGCCGACTGCGAGATCGACCTCCACGGCCCGGACCAGGACATCCACTCCGGCGCCTTCGGCGGCGCCGTCCCCAACCCGGCCACCGCCGCCGCCCGCCTGGTCGCGGCCCTGCACGACGCCGACGGGCGGGTCACGATCCCCGGCTTCTACGACAACATCGCCGAGCTGACCGACGCGGAGCGCGCGCTCATCGCCGAGCTGCCCTTCGACGAGTCCGAGTGGCTGCGCACCGCCAAGTCCCACGCGGCCGCAGGCGAGGCCGGGTACTCCACCCTGGAGCGCGTCTGGGCCCGCCCCACCGCCGAGGTCAACGGCATCGGCGGTGGCTACCAGGGCCCCGGCGGCAAGACCATCGTGCCCGCCTCCGCCCACCTGAAGCTGTCGTTCCGCCTGGTGTCCGGGCAGGACCCGTACGAGGTAGAGGCCGCCGTCAGGGACTGGGTCGCGGCCGGGATCCCGGACGGGATCCGGCACTCCATCACCTTCGGCGCACCGACCCGCCCGTGCCTGACCCCGCTGGACCACCCGGCCCTGCAGTCGGTCGTGCGGGCCATGGGCCGCGCCTTCGGCCAGAAGATCCGCTTCACGCGGGAGGGCGGCTCCGGCCCCGCGGCGGACCTCCAGGACGTCCTCGGCGCGCCCGTCCTCTTCCTCGGCATCTCGGTGCCGTCCGACGGCTGGCACTCGCCGAACGAGAAGGTCGAGCTGGACCTGCTGCTCAAGGGTGTCGAGACGACCGCCTACCTCTGGGGAGACCTGGCCGCCCACCACAGCCACCGCACCACCGCCTGA
- the nudC gene encoding NAD(+) diphosphatase, producing MEVPVSTHTERPLTERPLSLAAPSGIDRAAHHRLDEAWLAAAWSHPTTRVFVVSGGQVLIDDTPDGGTGIVMTPAFEAPVTETHRYFLGTDEDGVRYFALQKDALPGRMDQSARPAGLREAGLLLSPRDAGLMVHAVALENWQRMHRFCSRCGERTVVAAAGHIRRCPGCGAEHYPRTDPAVIMLVTDDQDRALLGRQVHWPEGRFSTLAGFVEPGESIEQSVIREVWEEAGVKVGEVEYVASQPWPFPYSLMLGFTARATTSEITVDGEEIQEARWFSREELRAAFASGEVLPPSGISIAARLVELWYGEPLPKAAA from the coding sequence TTGGAAGTACCTGTGAGCACCCATACCGAGCGCCCTCTCACCGAGCGCCCTCTTTCGCTCGCCGCGCCCAGCGGGATCGACCGCGCCGCGCACCACCGCCTCGACGAGGCGTGGCTCGCCGCGGCCTGGAGCCACCCGACGACCCGCGTCTTCGTCGTCTCCGGGGGCCAGGTCCTGATCGACGACACCCCCGACGGCGGTACCGGCATCGTGATGACCCCGGCCTTCGAGGCCCCGGTCACCGAGACCCACCGCTACTTCCTGGGCACCGACGAGGACGGCGTACGGTACTTCGCGCTGCAGAAGGACGCGCTGCCCGGCCGCATGGACCAGTCGGCCCGCCCGGCCGGCCTGCGCGAGGCCGGACTGCTGCTGTCGCCGCGCGACGCCGGACTGATGGTCCACGCGGTGGCGCTGGAGAACTGGCAGCGGATGCACCGCTTCTGCTCGCGCTGCGGCGAGCGCACGGTGGTCGCGGCCGCCGGGCACATCCGCCGCTGCCCGGGCTGCGGCGCCGAGCACTACCCGCGCACCGACCCTGCCGTGATCATGCTGGTCACGGACGATCAGGACCGGGCGCTGCTGGGTCGCCAGGTGCACTGGCCGGAGGGCCGCTTCTCCACCCTCGCCGGGTTCGTGGAGCCGGGCGAGTCGATAGAGCAGTCCGTCATCCGCGAGGTGTGGGAGGAGGCGGGCGTCAAGGTCGGCGAGGTCGAGTACGTGGCCAGCCAGCCGTGGCCCTTCCCGTACAGCCTGATGCTGGGCTTCACGGCCCGCGCCACCACTTCGGAGATCACCGTGGACGGCGAGGAGATCCAGGAGGCCCGCTGGTTCTCCCGCGAGGAGCTGCGCGCGGCGTTCGCGTCGGGCGAGGTGCTGCCCCCGTCGGGCATCTCCATCGCGGCCCGGCTGGTCGAGCTCTGGTACGGCGAGCCGCTGCCGAAGGCGGCCGCGTAA
- a CDS encoding mycoredoxin gives MQDTGTVTMYSTTWCGYCRRLKTQLDREGIAYNEINIELDPQSAAFVEKANGGNQTVPTVLVKSAAGSESVMTNPSLAQVKQALAV, from the coding sequence ATGCAGGACACGGGCACCGTCACGATGTACAGCACGACCTGGTGCGGCTACTGCCGTCGGCTGAAGACCCAGCTGGACCGGGAAGGCATCGCGTACAACGAGATCAACATCGAGCTCGACCCGCAGTCCGCCGCGTTCGTGGAGAAGGCCAATGGCGGCAACCAGACGGTTCCCACCGTGCTGGTGAAGTCCGCCGCGGGCAGTGAGTCCGTCATGACGAACCCGAGCCTGGCCCAGGTCAAGCAGGCTCTCGCCGTCTGA